One genomic region from Torulaspora delbrueckii CBS 1146 chromosome 4, complete genome encodes:
- the MDM31 gene encoding Mdm31p (similar to Saccharomyces cerevisiae MDM31 (YHR194W); ancestral locus Anc_4.359), with protein sequence MNRALTVLGRAVGFNAQLSKMKLKMVPLKSSHWVLPSQLRPAQCHRSLLRSGTNMKPLQLRWYSTQQPPLKPESKKPPSPSAFKFITERDRLLAQATGFLEKLRINVRWVLTKSTRPFNTDDIGAFISWVLVSNVLLIILGTTTFTSLVLYLMNTVLAQEYLATKIGNFLTKNTSLSVVFESAIVPEWSSGKIRFNKVFVSRRPKVSHSFTKGSQIEALQRTKLGLSDRLLFSREDFDDGNYTQYDLTIDQLDISLSFTKWLNGKGILDEVSINGLRGVVDRTHVVWKPNDDPRNYKNIHQPGDFEITNFAMNDVLFTLYQPNGFRPFQVSIFNCDLPQLRKHWLFYDILNANSISGTYDNAMFTIHKKFNVENTPFSSSNASPWKRVTRLRVDNLAIDHLNAGIDGPFGWITDGQVDMIGDALLPDKEADASQMTEVITEIGDRLYKEAQRHALLPFPQRPTASEIDPDQYFMMDFSLKLHNVKAEVPLFTHELGYINNALIRPIVGYINSTRTYIPIRCRVVKNISDFEGSWTIYDCLLMRDLSAEVYDAFAEYVADDRKRSVRLMRVGFWSLQIMLQVILMSLGAIA encoded by the coding sequence ATGAACAGGGCACTAACGGTGCTGGGCCGAGCGGTGGGCTTCAACGCTCAATTGAgcaagatgaagttgaagatggTTCCTTTGAAATCTAGTCATTGGGTATTGCCAAGTCAGCTGAGGCCGGCGCAGTGCCATCGATCTCTGCTCAGATCGGGTACAAATATGAAGCCGTTACAACTACGATGGTATTCTACACAGCAGCCTCCATTGAAGCCtgaatcaaagaagccGCCTTCACCATctgctttcaaattcataACAGAGAGAGACAGGTTACTGGCTCAAGCGACTGGGTTTCTGGAGAAATTAAGGATCAACGTTAGATGGGTGCTGACAAAATCGACTAGGCCATTCAATACAGACGATATAGGGGCTTTCATTTCTTGGGTGCTCGTAAGTAACGTACTGCTGATTATTTTGGGGACAACGACGTTTACATCACTGGTCTTATATTTAATGAACACGGTTTTAGCACAGGAATATCTGGCTACGAAGATTGGTAACTTTTTAACAAAGAACACCTCACTTTCAGtggtctttgaaagtgCTATTGTACCAGAGTGGTCTTCGGGGAAGATTCGTTTCAATAAAGTGTTTGTTTCTCGAAGGCCTAAAGTTTCACACAGTTTCACTAAGGGTTCTCAGATCGAGGcccttcaaagaacaaaactAGGCCTCAGCGATAGACTTCTTTTTAGTcgtgaagattttgatgatggtAATTATACTCAGTACGATCTAACCATTGACCAATTGGATATCTCTTTGAGCTTCACCAAGTGGCTGAACGGTAAGGGAATCCTGGACGAAGTCTCTATCAATGGGCTGAGAGGTGTGGTGGACAGGACTCACGTCGTGTGGAAACCAAATGATGATCCTCGAAACTACAAAAATATACATCAGCCTGGGGATTTCGAGATCACAAATTTTGCAATGAATGACGTTTTATTCACATTGTACCAACCGAACGGGTTCAGACCGTTCCAAGTCagcattttcaattgtGATTTACCACAACTCAGAAAGCATTGGCTCTTTTACGATATTCTTAATGCAAACAGTATAAGCGGGACTTATGACAATGCCATGTTTACCATACACAAGAAGTTCAACGTTGAAAACACACCATTTTCATCCTCGAATGCTTCGCCTTGGAAGAGAGTTACACGGCTCAGGGTCGACAACCTAGCGATTGACCATCTGAATGCTGGTATAGACGGCCCCTTTGGATGGATCACCGATGGTCAAGTCGATATGATCGGCGATGCTCTTTTGCCAGACAAAGAGGCGGATGCTTCACAGATGACTGAGGTCATCACTGAGATTGGTGATCGTCTGTACAAAGAAGCTCAGAGACACGCTCTTCTACCTTTCCCTCAAAGACCGACCGCGTCAGAAATCGACCCTGATCAATATTTCATGATGGATTTCTCTCTAAAATTACACAACGTCAAGGCAGAAGTCCCACTTTTCACCCATGAACTCGGTTACATTAATAACGCCCTGATAAGACCAATTGTTGGGTACATAAACTCAACAAGAACTTATATTCCAATCAGGTGCCGGGTGGTCAAGAATATTTCAGATTTCGAAGGGTCTTGGACCATTTACGACTGTCTGCTCATGAGAGACCTCAGTGCCGAAGTTTACGATGCATTCGCCGAGTACGTGGCCGACGACCGCAAGAGGTCTGTCAGATTGATGCGTGTTGGATTTTGGTCCCTCCAAATAATGCTACAAGTGATCCTGATGAGCCTTGGGGCGATTGCTTGA
- the NVJ1 gene encoding Nvj1p (similar to Saccharomyces cerevisiae NVJ1 (YHR195W); ancestral locus Anc_4.360) → MARPVAAQGLFSLGTSITLVKLVKKLMEGGTVEEWWNVSPQAQQSSTYIVDYPIITTEPRNIHNQKLTWPQVLRFFIEQVEEMDLQLACFVLFLCLLGPLIWSLLDTKSSSAAGNSLLHNVSTQTEQEPEEKVTERHFHYDPAERALLQFGRSKSESVLSVFKYSPIQFDYNEPEEEVDEIVAGCTIKTEPIQKTPLEILEEKRRSGVVKPFAPIDQEVILRLDTALSSQKQFKDSSQLCPKVEHQVLVQNSSGNISPGNREAPSVKSAGSLPSFRGAPLERASSAQSLSFLQIQISPRKTSHVEVQVNPEQAYSQPFTY, encoded by the coding sequence ATGGCACGACCAGTAGCTGCGCAGGGGTTGTTTTCTTTGGGGACTTCAATTACGCTGGTCAAGCTCGTCAAGAAGCTAATGGAAGGTGGTACTGTGGAAGAATGGTGGAATGTGTCGCCTCAAGCTCAGCAATCATCTACATACATTGTAGACTACCCAATTATCACAACAGAGCCCAGAAATATACACAATCAAAAGTTAACTTGGCCCCAGGTGCTGAGGTTTTTCATTGAGCAGGTGGAAGAAATGGACCTACAGCTAGCCTGTTTTGTTCTCTTTCTCTGCTTATTGGGACCTCTAATATGGTCGTTATTAGATACAAAGAGTTCCAGTGCAGCCGGTAACAGTCTTTTGCATAATGTTTCCACGCAGACCGAACAGGAACCAGAGGAGAAGGTCACCGAACGACATTTTCACTACGACCCTGCTGAAAGGGCACTTTTACAGTTTGGTAGATCCAAATCAGAGTCAGTGCTAAGCGTATTCAAATACAGTCCAATTCAGTTTGATTACAACGAGCCTGAAGAGGAGGTTGATGAAATTGTAGCCGGATGCACGATTAAGACTGAACCTATCCAAAAGACCCCCTTGGAGATATTAGAGGAGAAACGCCGCTCTGGGGTTGTAAAACCTTTTGCGCCAATTGACCAAGAGGTTATCTTACGGTTGGATACGGCCCTCAGTAGTCAAAAGCAATTCAAAGACTCCAGCCAGCTGTGTCCCAAGGTCGAACACCAAGTACTGGTACAAAACTCGAGCGGTAACATATCTCCGGGCAATAGAGAGGCACCATCGGTGAAGTCTGCGGGATCACTGCCCAGTTTCAGAGGAGCACCGTTAGAGAGGGCTTCCTCTGCTCAATCGCTCTCTTTTTTGCAGATTCAAATTTCACCAAGAAAGACAAGCCATGTGGAAGTGCAAGTAAATCCAGAACAGGCCTACTCACAGCCTTTCACTTACTGA
- the SGM1 gene encoding Sgm1p (similar to Saccharomyces cerevisiae SGM1 (YJR134C); ancestral locus Anc_4.364), with the protein MEGGSKKLTLEERLSLAAAKGKRKTKKQGTGSPAQSPTPIDLTNKQSNEISNAIVLNEPKAENENADDNSKLSQSSATDIALNGEYYNDDKDTFLNSLRKSKPWSSWLPADIHDLSSVELLKVLEPHIKEMVKQNMQPPKIDNSASSLVKVIKEKEEIISQLRQEGENFSKTELRLSTNNKALRKQVSDLEEQIVVLQEELFQKVNALEKASVAAEDSRIQIDELQNQLNELKQENANSKLLEEKLAQTKDRLNQSQNLLDAKNNDFKEEKSKWQKDKESLTSTTREQILLLESNLEQLRIELETSKQGASVGDDGDHWKEQYTVLRNELQDNRQNWNALEEALNTRLTSLEGQLDEARKAEKALTSKLSASDEEKKDLYAKLEKATNERGTVQHELKELQDENKALQRSLEDLTDDFKLLQKQYNIQKTHLERKIDSSEEREGKPSLPLDEDEPPVDSSNFEDEWILPSMISSIGHSDAPIELKDKLNNVDYESVKSVTELEKERLELDMNDIPNEASDLGSLSKLGISRQHSSSVNIRNKSDAPASNQMSAQMVGKLASEIRRFEVEVSSLKSQCERVQKEKNSANNELVRLMEENESLKKLELEKCSLSKEVENLQSKLETSLQLLGEKAERAEELENDVQDLKDMMKQQIQDMMDLREANH; encoded by the coding sequence ATGGAGGGAGGTTCCAAGAAGCTTACATTGGAGGAGAGGCTCTCTCTGGCAGCTGCTAAAGGGAAGAGGAAAACAAAGAAGCAAGGTACCGGGTCGCCTGCTCAATCACCGACTCCAATCGACCTTACAAATAAACAAAGTAATGAGATCTCAAATGCGATTGTTTTAAATGAGCCAAAGGCAGAGAACGAGAACGCAGATGATAATTCCAAATTATCGCAGAGTTCAGCGACTGATATAGCTCTCAATGGCGAGTATTATAATGATGACAAGGACACCTTTTTAAACTCACTACGAAAATCAAAACCTTGGAGTAGCTGGCTTCCTGCTGATATTCATGACCTTAGTAGTGTCGAATTGCTCAAGGTTCTCGAACCTcatatcaaagaaatggTGAAGCAAAATATGCAGCCGCCCAAAATTGATAACTCAGCAAGTAGTTTGGTTAAAGTTATCAAGGAGAAAGAGGAAATCATTAGCCAATTGAGACAGGAGGGAgagaatttctcaaaaactGAGCTGAGACTATCTACAAATAATAAAGCTCTGCGAAAGCAAGTATCAGATCTTGAGGAGCAAATAgtagttcttcaagaggaattatttcaaaaagtaAATGCACTTGAGAAGGCTTCTGTTGCAGCTGAAGATTCAAGAATACAGATAGACGAACTTCAGAACCAACTAAATGAGCTGAAACAAGAAAATGCTAATTCAAAATTACTAGAGGAGAAACTAGCTCAAACAAAAGATCGTTTAAATCAATCACAGAACCTTTTGGATGCTAAGAACAACGATTTTAAAGAGGAAAAGTCAAAATGGCAGAAAGATAAGGAGTCTCTAACGTCAACAACAAGGGAACAAATCCTGCTTCTGGAATCTAATTTAGAGCAATTACGCATCGAGCTTGAAACTTCCAAACAAGGAGCAAGTGTAGGAGATGACGGGGACCATTGGAAAGAACAATATACCGTCCTTCGCAACGAATTACAAGATAACAGACAGAATTGGAACGCGTTGGAGGAGGCACTCAATACTAGATTAACAAGCCTTGAAGGTCAATTAGACGAGGCTAGGAAAGCAGAAAAGGCTCTCACGAGTAAACTCAGTGCCTcagatgaggaaaagaaagatctGTATGCCAAACTGGAAAAAGCCACCAACGAAAGAGGAACTGTCCAGCATGAGCTTAAAGAGCTTCAGGATGAAAACAAAGCCCTCCAAAGATCATTGGAAGATCTCACAGATGATTTTAAGCTACTTCAAAAGCAATATaacattcaaaagactCATTTAGAGCGCAAGATTGACTCAAGTGAGGAACGGGAAGGGAAGCCATCTTTGCCGCtagatgaagatgagcCTCCAGTGGATTCGtccaattttgaagatgaatgGATCTTACCGTCAATGATATCATCTATCGGTCATTCAGATGCACCCATAGAGCTCAAAGACAAATTGAATAACGTTGATTACGAAAGTGTTAAAAGTGTCACGGAACTTGAAAAAGAACGGCTAGAACTAGATATGAATGACATACCAAATGAGGCCTCGGATTTGGGATCTTTGAGCAAACTTGGAATTTCTCGCCAACATTCCAGTTCGGTAAACATTAGGAATAAGTCAGATGCGCctgcttcaaatcaaatGAGCGCGCAGATGGTAGGCAAACTCGCTTCTGAAAtaagaagatttgaagtaGAAGTCTCCTCATTGAAAAGCCAATGCGAAAGAGTacagaaagagaaaaattcGGCGAACAATGAGCTAGTTAGGCTcatggaagaaaatgagagcttgaagaaacttgaaCTTGAGAAATGCAGTTTATCGAAAGAAGTTGAGAACTTGCAATCAAAATTGGAAACATCCTTGCAACTGCTAGGGGAAAAAGCTGAACGTGCCGAAGAGCTAGAAAATGATGTTCAAGATCTGAAAGATATGATGAAGCAGCAAATTCAAGACATGATGGATTTGCGAGAAGcaaatcattga
- the UTP9 gene encoding Utp9p (similar to Saccharomyces cerevisiae UTP9 (YHR196W); ancestral locus Anc_4.362): MKFHHNNIQYCRSTSILRVNLVSSEPISMISKQDLIASFSPDARQFAFQTNVSQKNVIDIYPLEASNGYNVNSSLVSHIDYESNDLRVTEIFHLGWCSSLVEDSKQRVKRKNGDENNVELDTDTDRENFFVNAVSPGKIVIFSSSGKDIVNIVQNKSSILHVSLEDAYIWLLDNENAIKKLQYNQAKQIKSFHIVDGKDEEITYFKALRNDRATYLCYASKDRVYVIDPSKRRPTTVATLAVGTCISSEILENGDLAIGTETGLSVFNLESKSLVQEWQTEAKILRVIKDTVLCLNSEGEILAFRLGTDIPICKIKVVDSQIIEFVRVADSVMVAWLNVNEPSFKLISLGDLNGNDEIIINDQKDDKLDGNELATEGKQEPHSSEDDDEQQQEDVIVSRKKVTKAEQDELSKSLVQALESLEDAKILEIVCSDKWNEHRVKSFIITQLIADDALSKFYEVTALAFQHNPWENNEISSLWMKWLLTLKGDLFFNSSSQSKHAKKQARRLRASLKASGDCLPVLLGIQGRLEMLKRQSQLREELAQVNLTETEGEEEVETVLNEEEQEPSEANDEYNNSISYANGESDTFVDASEFRSPA; encoded by the coding sequence atgaaatttcaccatAATAATATTCAATATTGTAGATCTACAAGCATATTGCGGGTCAATTTAGTCTCGAGTGAGCCCATTAGCATGATATCCAAGCAAGATCTGATTGCCAGTTTTTCCCCGGATGCTCGTCAATTTGCTTTCCAAACGAATGTCTCACAAAAGAATGTAATTGACATCTACCCGCTGGAGGCATCCAATGGCTATAACGTAAACAGCTCGCTGGTCAGCCACATTGATTACGAGAGTAACGATCTTCGAGTGACCGAAATTTTCCACCTGGGATGGTGTAGCAGTTTAGTGGAAGACAGCAAACAAAGAGTCAAGAGGAAGAATGGAGATGAGAATAACGTCGAGCTTGATACTGACACTGACCGTGAGAACTTTTTTGTCAATGCTGTATCTCCCGGGAAAATCGTGATTTTTTCCTCTAGTGGTAAAGATATCGTGAACATAGTTCAGAACAAAAGTAGCATACTTCATGTCAGCTTGGAAGATGCCTACATATGGTTACTGGACAATGAAAATGCAATTAAAAAACTCCAATATAATCAAGCAAAACAAATTAAGTCATTCCACATTGTCGATGGAAAGGATGAGGAGATTACCTATTTCAAAGCGCTAAGGAATGATCGCGCTACATACCTATGTTACGCCTCGAAAGACAGAGTTTATGTTATTGATCCAAGCAAGCGGAGACCAACTACAGTAGCGACCTTAGCTGTCGGTACGTGCATCTCGTCTGAAATATTGGAGAATGGGGATTTAGCCATTGGTACTGAAACGGGCCTTTCTGTCTTCAATTTAGAATCAAAGAGTCTCGTACAGGAATGGCAGACTGAGGCGAAGATTTTGAGAGTCATTAAAGATACTGTCCTGTGCTTGAACTCTGAGGGTGAGATTTTGGCTTTCAGGTTGGGAACCGACATTCCAATTTGCAAAATAAAAGTTGTAGATTCGCAGATTATCGAATTTGTGCGAGTCGCAGATTCAGTCATGGTTGCTTGGCTGAATGTCAACGAGCCTAGTTTTAAACTAATATCGTTGGGCGACTTGAATGGAAATGATGAGATTATCATAAATGATCAAAAAGACGATAAGCTAGATGGCAATGAACTTGCTACCGAAGGTAAGCAAGAGCCACACAGTTCcgaagatgatgacgaacAACAGCAGGAGGACGTGATAGTTTCACGCAAGAAGGTCACAAAGGCAGAACAGGATGAACTGAGTAAATCTTTAGTTCAAGCATTGGAATCACTGGAGGATGCCAAAATACTGGAAATAGTGTGTTCAGATAAATGGAACGAGCACAGAGTAAAATCCTTTATCATAACCCAGCTAATAGCAGATGATGCTCTCTCCAAATTTTATGAAGTAACAGCCCTTGCTTTTCAACATAATCCATGGGAAAACAATGAGATATCATCTCTATGGATGAAGTGGCTACTCACCTTGAAAGGTgaccttttcttcaactcctcTTCTCAATCTAAGCACGCCAAAAAACAAGCTAGACGCTTGAGAGCTTCATTAAAAGCATCGGGCGACTGCCTACCAGTTCTTCTAGGAATCCAAGGTAGGTTGGAGATGCTGAAAAGACAATCGCAGCTCAGAGAAGAGTTAGCACAGGTAAATTTGACTGAAACcgaaggagaagaagaagttgaaacgGTACTGAATGAGGAGGAACAAGAGCCTTCTGAAGCAAATGATGAATACAACAATTCAATATCATATGCAAACGGAGAGAGTGATACATTTGTGGACGCTTCCGAGTTCAGGAGCCCTGCATAA
- the NMD5 gene encoding Nmd5p (similar to Saccharomyces cerevisiae NMD5 (YJR132W); ancestral locus Anc_4.361) — MDVNTLLQCFACTLDHDAGIRADAERHLKQASCQPGFLGACLDIIASSEVPLNIKMSASLYFKNKSVYGWSGKHIGKNELLDYEIDNDEKPVVKDALIKAMLQCSKTSPGCIRVLKSALAVIIGEEYSQGRWDSLLSESLGLLTASDIDLAYVGLICLSEIFRSYRWKENDARQELEHMILQYFPDLLSFANDSLLQDGKNMNNPKIGEMVKLILKIYKFVTYHDLPFTLQRSEMFIPWANFFVSVIQTPLPEEVLSISDTDTRSLNPWVKCKKWSYAILYRLFQRYGSDSLTKRFNYDEFKSLFRDQFLPHFLQLLFQQVELWGSNRLWLSNASVYYILSFIEQTIVQKHTWKLIKEHYNTILQHIISPLLTPNEDMLDSFENDPQEYIHRNLELWDDSYSPDLAASSLLTTSVTKRGKTTLEPTLQFVIQTLQANMSTIENMPLENAVKVESSLRIFSCIIDRLTVNNSPYLGQMESFMKAFVFPFFSSPHGFLRTRACEICSKAGEVQFEDSTVIEVIYKGIMQCLNEETGCLPVQLLAALALQTFIHNEQFQQALSAVVLPTMQKMLYLSNEFESDTISGVMQDFVEQFAEQLQPFGVELMNTLVQQFLKLAIDLNDVANTEANNILDADDVPDETDKQMAALGILSTTISILLSFENSPEIVKNLEQSFYPAAEFILKNGIEDFYRECCEFVENSTFLLREITPISWKILELIGEANRKEESMVSFYLEDFMLVFNNYTIYGKDELKKNEFYTNIIWEVYRKSSISEESDLDELIIVFDLAQKLILALEGNLQASYRQQFLEDAIKSIVVEKETLKKNIIFGVTAFNVIISSIVSSPLVSLQFLKHHECLQFFFEMWLSFYAPNVKRIFDIKLSILALLSIICQVPLEAFSELSMESTVQHLTPIMLELVSRVPGALKNMEERRKEYSSDSFKPEAFNDWENEDDAYDDNEETGEEALKEQLELLKGDSDVLKFVNGRSFEDGENFDDLEEDPLTGSILDSINIYEVLKTSMMSLQQSDLNRYACFVKNMPPEDQTLLSQLLSL; from the coding sequence ATGGATGTCAATACATTACTGCAATGTTTTGCTTGCACGCTGGATCATGATGCTGGTATAAGGGCCGATGCCGAGCGACACTTGAAGCAGGCAAGTTGCCAACCTGGTTTTTTGGGGGCCTGTTTGGACATCATTGCCTCTAGTGAAGTACCATTGAATATAAAGATGTCAGCGTCCTTgtatttcaagaataagAGCGTTTATGGATGGAGTGGTAAGCACATCGGAAAGAATGAGTTGCTGGATTATGAGATCGATAACGATGAAAAGCCCGTAGTCAAAGATGCATTGATCAAAGCTATGTTACAATGTTCGAAGACCTCTCCAGGGTGCATTAGGGTACTGAAATCGGCCTTAGCGGTCATAATAGGCGAAGAATATTCTCAAGGTAGATGGGATTCCTTACTCTCCGAATCCTTGGGGCTGCTCACCGCTAGTGACATTGATCTTGCATACGTGGGGCTCATATGTCTGTCTGAGATCTTTAGAAGTTACCGTTGGAAGGAAAACGACGCTAGACAAGAGTTAGAACATATGATTCTCCAATATTTTCCTGATCTGCTCAGCTTTGCGAATGACAGCCTTTTACAAGATGGGAAAAATATGAATAATCCGAAGATAGGTGAAATGGTGAAATTAATATTGAAGATCTATAAATTTGTTACCTACCACGACTTGCCCTTCACATTACAAAGAAGTGAGATGTTCATACCATGGGCAAATTTTTTCGTTTCTGTGATTCAGACGCCTTTaccagaagaagttttatCCATTAGTGACACTGATACCAGGTCGCTCAATCCTTGGGTGAAATGTAAGAAATGGTCGTACGCAATTCTCTACAgactttttcaaaggtacGGGTCAGACTCTCTCACAAAAAGATTTAATTACGACGAGTTCAAGTCACTTTTCAGAGACCAATTTTTACCACACTTTCTCCAACTCTTATTTCAACAGGTCGAATTGTGGGGAAGTAACCGCCTATGGCTGAGTAATGCATCAGTTTATTACATACTATCCTTTATTGAGCAGacaattgttcaaaagcATACTTGGAAGCTGATTAAAGAGCATTACAACACCATACTACAGCATATAATATCGCCGCTGCTTACTCCAAACGAGGACATGCTCGACAGTTTTGAAAATGATCCTCAGGAATATATCCACCGAAATTTGGAATTATGGGATGATAGCTATTCTCCTGATCTCGCGGCTTCGTCGCTATTAACTACATCAGTAACCAAACGTGGCAAAACAACATTGGAGCCCACCTTACAGTTTGTCATTCAAACTTTGCAGGCCAATATGAGCACCATCGAGAATATGCCACTTGAGAATGCGGTCAAAGTCGAGTCCTCTTTAAGAATCTTCTCGTGCATTATTGATCGTTTGACCGTTAACAATTCGCCTTACTTGGGTCAAATGGAAAGCTTCATGAAGGCTTTTGTTTTCCCATTTTTCAGCTCCCCTCATGGTTTTCTAAGGACTCGTGCTTGCGAGATATGCTCAAAGGCCGGAGAAGTGCAATTCGAAGATTCAACTGTTATTGAAGTCATCTACAAGGGGATCATGCAGTGTCTCAATGAAGAAACAGGCTGTCTCCCTGTTCAATTACTTGCAGCATTAGCTTTACAGACTTTCATTCACAATGAACAATTTCAACAGGCCCTTTCAGCAGTTGTTTTACCCACGATGCAGAAAATGTTGTATCTATCAAATGAGTTTGAATCGGATACGATATCAGGCGTTATGCAAGACTTTGTGGAACAATTTGCGGAACAATTGCAACCATTCGGTGTCGAGTTGATGAATACTTTAGTACAgcaatttttgaagcttgCTATTGACCTCAACGATGTTGCAAATACAGAGGCTAATAACATCTTGGATGCTGACGACGTTCCTGATGAAACCGATAAACAGATGGCTGCGTTGGGTATTCTTTCTACGACAATCTCCATCTTACTTTCGTTCGAAAACTCTCCAGAGATCGTGAAAAATCTAGAGCAATCTTTCTACCCAGCCGCCGAGTTCATTTTAAAGAATGGCATTGAAGACTTTTACCGCGAATGctgtgaatttgttgagAACTCTACCTTCTTGCTGAGGGAAATAACCCCTATCTCATGGAAGATATTGGAGCTAATTGGCGAGGCTAACAGGAAGGAGGAGAGCATGGTATCCTTTTACCTGGAAGATTTTATGTTAGTTTTCAACAACTATACGATTTATGGGAAGGacgaattgaaaaaaaatgaattTTACACAAACATAATCTGGGAGGTTTACAGGAAGTCATCTATCAGCGAAGAAAGTGATTTAGACGAGCTAATTATTGTCTTCGATCTTGCTCAGAAATTGATTCTGGCTTTGGAAGGTAACCTTCAGGCTTCTTATAGGCAGcaatttttggaagatgcGATAAAGAGTATTGTCGTCGAGAAAGaaacattgaaaaagaaTATAATTTTCGGTGTCACTGCCTTCAATGTAATAATTTCCAGCATAGTATCATCGCCTCTCGTTAGTCTTCAATTCTTAAAGCATCATGAGTGcttgcaatttttcttcgagatgTGGCTCTCCTTTTACGCTCCTAATGTCAAGAGAATTTTCGACATAAAGCTTTCCATTTTAGCATTGTTGAGCATTATTTGTCAGGTACCGTTAGAAGCATTTTCTGAGCTCTCGATGGAATCTACTGTCCAGCACTTGACGCCAATCATGCTCGAACTGGTCTCGAGGGTCCCAGgtgctttgaaaaacatGGAAGAAAGACGTAAGGAGTACTCATCTGATTCCTTCAAGCCGGAAGCTTTCAACGACTGGGAAAACGAAGATGATGCTTATGACgacaatgaagaaactggcGAAGAAGCGCTCAAAGAACAACTTGAACTCCTGAAGGGTGATTCAGATGTTCTTAAGTTCGTTAATGGCCGCTCCTTTGAAGATGGGGAGAATTTCGACGACTTGGAAGAGGATCCCCTCACTGGCTCTATCCTTGACTCTATCAACATCTACGAAGTACTTAAGACATCAATGATGAGCTTACAACAGTCAGACCTGAACAGGTACGCGTGTTTTGTTAAGAACATGCCCCCAGaagatcaaactcttctctCGCAATTGCTCAGCTTGTAG